The Maridesulfovibrio hydrothermalis AM13 = DSM 14728 DNA window TGGTTCAGATGGATCTGGGTGTTATGTCCGGCATGCTGGCAGAAAAGCTGGCACAAATAGCTCCCGGTGATCTGGAAGCCGTATTTTTTACTAATTCCGGTACTGAGGGAGTTGAAGGGGCACTTAAATTTGCCCGTCAGGCCAGCGGCAGGCATAAAGTTGTACATTGCCACCATGCCTTTCACGGTCTGACGCTCGGATCACTTTCAGTGAATGCCAATAAAGAATTCCGGGATAGAAACGGACCTCTTCTGCCGGATTGTGCTCCAGTTCCATTTAATGATCTTGCTGCTCTTGAAGAAGCTCTTTGCGGTGGTGACGTTGGAGCATTTATTTTCGAAACAGTTCAGGGGAAAGGTGTTTTTATCCCTGATGATGGTTATTTGCAGGGCGTGCGCGATCTTTGCGACAAGTATGGAACATTGATGATTGCTGATGAAGTTCAGTGTGGAATGGGGCGTACCGGAAAGATGTTTGCGGTTGACCACTGGGGTGTTAAGCCGGATCTTCTGGTTATTTCTAAAGCCCTTTCCGGTGGATTCATTCCAGTTGGAGCAATTATTACTACCCGTGAAATTCACGGAAAGATTTTTGATTCTATGGAACGTTGTTTTGCCCACTCAAATACTTTCGGCCAGAACGATCTGGCAATGGCTGCCGGACTGGCAACTATTGAGATTCTGGAGAAAGATGATTTAGCTGAAAATGCTGCCAGAATGGGAGAACGTATTGTTGCCGGAATGCAAAAACTTGCTGAAAAATACGAAATGCTTACCGAGGTACGCGGCAAGGGGCTGATTATCGGATTGCAGTTTGGCGAGCCTAAGTCGATTGCGCTTAAAGCCAGTTGGAAACTGCTGCATAAGATGAATGATGACCTTTTTTGCCAGATGATCACCATGCCGCTGCTGGAGAAGCATAACATCCTCAGTCAGGTTGCAGGGCATGGGCTTGATACTGTTAAAATACTGCCTCCGCTTATGATTAATGATGAGGATGTGGATAAATTTCTTGCTGCCATGGATGACGTGCTTAGAGAAGCGCACAAGATCACCGGCTCCGCTTGGAAGACGGTCAAAGATCTGGGCATCCGCACCGCGCGAACAGCTTAAGGCCTTTTCCAGCTTCGTTAAGCTTACTCTTAAGGGCGAAAATAAGACTATCCAAGAAGGCAGGCTATGTTATAATAGTTTGCCTTCTTTGCTTGTATAATTAGATTTCATTTTTAAAAAAAGACCCGTTGCCGACGGGCATGGTTTATAAGTGAATATATTCAAGAATTTTCAAATATTTTTTATCCGCTGTATCTGGAATATGGTTCGCAAATCTCCGCTGACCATTGTTATTTGCGGTGTTTTGCTGGCGGCTGCCTGCGCGGTTTCATCGGCCCTTTGGCTTAAGCTGGACAGTGATCAGGATAATTTGATTTCCCATGAACTTCCTTTTCAAAAGCGCAATATTGAACAGATTAAAAACTTTGGTGATCAGGAATACATGTTCGTGGTCATTGAGACCGGAGGTACCGAGTCCGGTAAAGATAAAGCTGCCGAATTTGCCACGACACTTGCCCTTAAACTTCAAAAACATCCCGAGCTTGTGCGCGAAGTGCATTATTCCATGTCAGCAAAAGATATGGGGCCGGGCGTGCTTATGTTTGCTTCGGCTGATGAACTGCGCTCATTTGTGAATCTTGCCCGCGATTTCGGGCCGCTTGGGCATGAATGGTTTAAGGGGCCGGGACTGGCTAAATTTCTCAATATGACTTCCGGATTACTTAGTGGCAAGGGCGGAGGCAGTGGCAGTGCTGAAATGTTTGCCCCTGTTATGGGCGCGCTTGATTCGCTGGTGGGCGAAATGCAGTCTTCACTTAAAGAGGGAGCTGATTTTGAGGCGGTGGATGATGCTGTTCTAGGGCTTGATAAAGCCGGGATGCATTATTTTTTTACCCGCAATGACAAGCTGCTCATTATGCGCATCCTGCCTAAGAAGAATTTTCAGGAAATGGATGTTATCGGTCAATCACTTAAATTTGTGCGTTCTTCTCTTGAGGAAACGCGTCTTGCCTATCCTGATGTAAGTGCCGGACTGACTGGGCGGCCTGTTCTTTCGGCTGATGAAATGCATACTACTGATCAGGATATGACTATTGCTGCCATTATTTCGGTTGTGGTGGTCGGGTTGATGTTCATGATCATTCTGCACGGCTGGTTGCGGCCCATGCTGGTTATGGGGTCACTTTTTTGCGCTATGGCATGGACTTTTGGGTTTACACTGGTGACACTTGGCAGTCTGAACCTTTTATCCATCGTGTTTGCGTTGGTGCTGGTCGGCATCGGGGTTGATTTCGGTATCCATATTGTAATGCGCTACGTTGAAGCCACCAATTCAGGAATGGAGTCTGATGAAGCTGTGGAAGAAGCTTTGATCCATACCGGCCCCGGCGTATTGCTGGGTGGCCTGACTTCGGTTTGCGCATTTTATGCTGTGCTGGGGCAGGAGTTTGTCGGGCTTGCCGAGCTGGGGCTGGTCGGCGGAACTGGGATAATTTTCTGTCTTATTGCCATGTTGACTGTGCTGCCTTCAATGCTGCTTATCGCCGGCAGGCGTAACTGGTTTCCTTCTTCGCGTCCACGCATGGCAACAATGCCGTTTATGGAAAAGGTTATTTCAAAGCCGGTAGCAGTGCTGCTTATTTTTGCCGCGGCAACAGCACTTGCCTATCCCGGTTTTAAGAAGGCTGGATTTAATTACAATCTGCTGGACCTGCAGGCCGAAGGTCTGGAGTCCGTTGAGTATGAACATATATTGATTAACGATTCTGACGAGTCCACATGGTTTGCAGTCATGACCAGACCGGACCTTGAGAGTGTTAAGTCACTTATCGCCGAACTTAAAAATATTCCATCTGTGGGCCGCATTGATTCTATTTTTGAATTTCTGCCCGAAGGCCAGAAGGAGAAGGCTGAAATATTAAGAGGCGAAGCCAGAGTTTTTGACGGTATTGATTTTGATACAAGACAGGCTGCTCTTGTTCCGGCGCAGGTTGTTTCATCTCTGGAGGCATTGATTGAGTCTCTTGAAGATTTAGAGGAGAAACTTTTCTCCGCCGGGGCCAAAGCTGAACTGCAGGTTGTATCAGGGCTGATTGAAAAGGCCGACTCATGTATCACTATGATTGAAGAGAACCCCTCGGTAACTTTGAATCTTAACTCTGTTCAAAGCAGGCTGGTGAACGAGCTTTCCAGTTCTTTTGCCTGGCTTAAAGAAGTTCTTGAAGTCCGCTCCGTTACGCCGGATGATCTGCCGGAACATCTACGTTCTCTTTATGTAGGTAAAGACGGCAGTTTCATGGTCAAGATATCGCCTGTCGGCAATGTCTGGGATTTTGACAAGCTGACTGGTTTTGTTGCCGACCTGCGTAAAGTTGATCCGGAAGTTACCGGTGTTCCTGTGGTAGTACTTGAATCCTCACTGCTTATGAAGGATACATTTCTGGAAGCTGCCGGACTGACTATCGGGCTGGTGTCGCTCATTTTATTTTTGACTTCGTTCAGCATCAGCTATGTGCTGCTGACTCTTATTCCTCTAATTGCCGGTATTTTCTGGCTGCTGGAGGTCATGGGGCTTACCGGGCTTAGCTTTAACTTAGCTAATTTCTTTGCTATTCCTGTGCTTATTGCTATCGGAGTTGATGGCGGGGTGCATTTTCTTGCCCGTTGGAAAGAACTTGCCGAAGGGGAGAGGCTTTATGATACAAGCACTCCCGTTGCTGTCGGACTCAGTTTCTGCACCACCATGATCGGTTTTGGCGGACTGCTGCTTGCGCATCACAGGGGACTGGCATCACTTGGCGGTATCATGGTTATCGGCTCCGCGACCTGTCTGGTCGGTTGTATGATAATATTACCTGCGGTATTCAGATTGATTGAAAAGATCAAGGGAAGATAATTTATGTTTAGAAAAGTTTTGCTGATTACGCTTGGCTGCGTTTGCTTGCTGGCTGGTACTGTTTTTGCCGCAGGCAGATTTGATTTTGCCATAATTCAGCCCGGCCAGCCCGGAACGACTGTCGAGGCGCAGCCGGTCATGGATGAACTTGCAAAATATATGTCTGAAAAATTAGATACCGAGGTTGACGGTGTTTATTTTAATGACCTTGAAACCGCTCTTAAATATCTGAGTGAAAATAAAGTCGCATGGGGTATAACCGGACTGACTTTTTTTAAAAGCTACTCCGGAAAATTTAAGATGGTTCCGGTTGCAGCTACTCTGCCGCAAGGTATGGATAAGGATGTGTGGCGGCTGATAGTTTCAACTGACGGGCCTGATTCCGTTAAGGATGTATCTGGCACAGTATACGGTTCTATGCTTTATACTCCAGAGGCATGCAGTATTCTTTTTTCCGGTAACGATGAATCTTCATTTACTGCCGAAGGAACCCGCAAGGCTTTGCGTATGCTCAGAAAAGTCAACAAGGGCAAAGTTGCCGGAGTCTGCCTTGATGCTGTGCAGTATTCTGTTATCAAAGGCTCGGATCGATACATGAACACGAAAGTTATTTTTGAGTCGGAAAGGCTGCCTAACAGTCCTGTTGTGTGGTTCGGTGAAACCGGTGATGATGCACTCCGTCTTCAGGGCGTATTGCTCAATATGAAAAAAGATCCAGCGGCAGCAGGGCTTCTCAAGCTTCTTCAGACTGACGGTTTTAGTCCTGCTGACGGAGATTTGAAATAATGCCTGCTCGCCGGCTTGTTCTTATTGCCGTTATGGTCCTTATTTGCGGATGCTCCACTGCAAGGTACGGTGTCCCTCTTACAAAATACGATGCCGGAGATGTCGTACTCTGGACTCCCTGCTCCAGAGCGCAGGCAGAGGTTTTATCAGGCAGCAGTAAGGATAAAGATATTTTGCAGAGTGTCGCCTGCTCTGCATGGCTGCTGGAGAGCGGAGTGGTTAAATCTGCAGATTATGCTAAATCCAGTCAGGGGATTATAAAAAAATATCTTGTTGAAAAGGCGCAATCCGGCCTTGCGCACTATCTTTATGCTTATTTAGTTGCTAAAGAGGCGCAGCTTGCGCCGGTGCGGGGACTTGACCTTGTGCCTGTCATGGAGCAAGAAGCACTTCGTGCTTCCAAACTTTCGCCGGAAGTTGATTTCGGCGGGCCGGATCGCATGCTTGGTGAATTGTATTTGAAAGCCCCGTCTCCGCCGATCAGTATAGGTGATCTGGACAAGGCTTTGGAATATTATGAAAAGGCTGTGAGGCTGGCACCGGACTTTGCTTTGAATCGACTAGGTTATGCTAAAGCATTGCTGGAAGATGATGAGACGAAGGATGCGTGCTTTCAATATGAGCAGGCTTTGAAAAGTAAAAGTTTTGATGAAAAATTATTAAAAATTGATACATGCGAAAAGCTGGTTAAATCCTGCAATAAAGCAAGTTCTGCTGAAAAATAAACCCGCTATATTTCAGGCGGAAAAGAGGTTGAAACCTTGGCAATTCCTGCAATTCAAATAGCTAGACTAGGTAAATACATTCTCACCCAGACCATTAAAGGCAACAGGCATTATCCACTGGTGCTTATGCTTGAGCCGCTTTTTCAGTGCAACTTGCGCTGTAAGGGCTGTGGTAAAGTTAACCAGCCGGCAAGTATTCTGAATCAGCGTCTATCCGTTGATGAGTGTATTGCAGCGGTTGAGGAGTGCGGCGCGCCTATCGTATCCATTCCCGGTGGTGAGCCTTTGCTTCATCCGGACATGCCTGCCATCGTCAAGGAACTTACAAGACGTAAAAAATTTGTTTATCTCTGCACTAACGGAATTCTAATCCCTGAACGTATCAATCAGTTCAAACCCAGTCCGTATTTGACTTTCAATATTCATCTTGACGGTCTGGAAGAAATACATGACCGCATTGTTTGCAAACAGGGTGTTTTCCAGTCTGCGGTAAGAGCTATCAAGCTGCTCAAATCAAAAGGCTTTAGAGTTAACACCAATACAACTTTTTTTGGCGGACAAACTCCTGAAAATGCAGCTGAATTTTTTGATTTTCTCATGAGTTTGAACGTTGACGGTATGACTCTCTCCGCTGCATTCAGCTATGAAGCCGCTGAAGATCAGGATAGTTTTCTGACCCGTGCGCAGAGCAATAAACTTTTCCGTGAAATATTCAAGCTGGGTAAAGGTAAAAACTGGGATTTCAGCCACAGCAGCTTTTATCTCGATTTCCTAGCCGGAAATCAGGACTACTCATGTTCTCCCTGGGGTAACCCATGCCGTTCAGTACACGGATGGCAGCGTCCCTGTTATTTGCTCGAAGACGGTTTCGTCTCCAGCTACAAGGAACTTATTGAAGATACTGACTGGGATAAGTTCGGCGTTGGCAACGATCCCCGTTGCGCAAACTGTATGGTCCATTGCGGGTTTGAACCGACAGCAGTTGCCGATTCAGTAAAGCGTCCCATAAAAGGTGCTATGCTTGCCCTTAAAGGCGTGAATGTCGATTAAGGGTATGATGCATTTTGATCGGGGGCTGTTCTTTCGCTCATTAATTAAAAGAACTTAGCAGACTTGCTTGATCAATTTAAAGGCCCGCCAGACAAAAGTCTGGCGGGCCTTTCTTATACGGCAGGTTTGAAATTTAATATTCTGAAGCGAAAGATTATTTTAGAATCTTTTTAAGTCCTTTCAAAGCTTTTGAATAATCCATGCCCATTGGAATCAGTTCCAAAATCAAGGATGGACGCTTTAAAATAGCCTGTAGAACAGGCTTAAGGTGAGTCTTGCCATTTTTATCAATCCCCGCCAGTGATTCTGCCGGGATACTTTTTTCCGGCCCGTCACTTACAGCACGGACACAGGCAAAAGGTATTTTTTCAGTCGCAGCTGTTTGCGCAACAGCAATACTTTCCATATCAACAGCTATGGCTCCGGTTCTGTCGTGCATCAGTACTTTATCCTGCGGGGTAAGCACCGGTTTTTCCGTTGTAATCAGCCGGCCGCACTGGATGTCTTTGCCGCATAACGGAATAATTTCACTGCGCATAAGAGCATCTTCATCATTTTCATGCCAGGGTTTAAAGTCAGAAATATCAGAATGAATAGTCGTGGCTGCAACCAGATTTCCCGCAGAAAGTCCCGGTGCCAGCCCGCCGGAGACACCTATGCTCATCAGCAGGTCGGGTTTTTCAGCGCAAAGTATTTTTGCAGCCCGTCCGGCCCGCTCAATGCCTATGCCTGAAATTATACACGTAAACTTGATACCGCTTTCCAAAGTACCGGAGAGGGATTCAAATTCACCCAGCGTACCCCGTTCACCAGAAGGGCAGGCTGCCTGAGCCTCCTGCTCCATTGCCGCTACAATGCCTATCGTTTTAATTGTCATACCGGTAGGATAAACCAGATACGAAGATGGGTAAAGTACTGCTTCCGGCAGACTTCATATGTAATGGTTCATATCCTCCTTTGAATTTTTCATCCTGCTTCAAAACGGTTAAATTGTGTATCTCTGATATAAGACATGGGAGACATTGACCTAAGTCGGTCTGTGTCTCCCATGCGGTTATGCTTTCTACTCTAAAAGGTTGATGGAGGCATGTTTCTACTTGGAACAGCATCCCCCGCCGGATTTTTTCTTTTCGTCTTTTTCTTCATTGCCGGCAGCGAAGGCTTTGAGTCCTTCCGCCAGCCGGATAAGTTTTGCATCTACTTTTCCGTAGATAGACTTTTCGGGGTACTTTCCTTCTGAATCTTTTACGCCCGCTTCCAGTCCGGTCAGAATTTCCACACCTTGCGAGATGTTTTTGACTGACCATACGTGGAACTTACCTTCACGTACGGCTTTGACTACATCTTTGTGCAACATGAGATCTTTCACGTTCGGTTCAGGGATCATCACGCCTTGGTTACCAGTTAAGCCGGCATGTTTGCAGCAGAGGTAAAAACCTTCAATTTTCTGATTTACCCCGCCGATGGGCTGGACTTCACCTTTCTGGTTTACGGAACCTGTTACGGCGATATCCTGACGGATAGGAACGTCTGCAAGGCTGGATAACAATGCATATAATTCTGTGGAAGATGCCGAGTCGCCATCGATACCGCCGTATGATTGTTCAAAGGCGATACTGGCGGTAAGAGATAGCGGCTTTTCCTGTGCAAATTTATTGCGCAGGAAGCCGGACAGGATGAATATTCCTTTGTTATGCGTCGGACCGGACATGTCGGATTCGCGTTCAATATTTATGATGCCGCCTTTACCCATAGCCGTTACAGCGGTGATGCGTGAAGGTTTGCCGAAGGAATAATCTCCCATGGAATAAACCGCCAGTCCGTTGACCTGTCCGGTGACAGCACCGTCGGTGTCAACGTAGAGACTGCCTCGGTCAATCATTTCCTGCAATTGCTCTTCGGCTCTGTTTGCGCGTTTGATGTGGGCATTTATGGCTTTGTCGACGTGGTCAGCCATTACACAGCCTGAACCGTTGCGACCTGCGAAATAGCTTGCCTCACCCAGAAGATCTGCCAGCAACGGGAAGGAGGTGGTGATTTTTTCCTGACGGCCGGCCATGCGCACGGCCTGTTCGATGATTGCCGCCACGCCGGAACGGTCAAAGGGCATGAGGTTATCTTTTTTGATCATGCGGGTGATGAATTTGGAGATAGCGTTAATGGCGTCTTCATCCCGGTCCATTGATGTTTCAAAGTCCGCACGGACCTTGAAAATTTTCGGTACATCAGGGTCATAATGCCGCAGAAGCTGGTATAGATACGGTTCGCCAAGCACAACTACCTTTACGTCCATTGCGATCGGTTCTGGTTTCAAGCCTGTTGAGGATATGAAATAGTAAGGGTCGAATGTCTGGATTTCGATTTTTTCAGTTTTAAGTGAACGCTTGAGAGTCGGCCATACACCGGGTTCAACAATGGCATCCATCAGATTGATAACCAGATAGCCGCCGTTGGCTTTAATGAATGATCCAGCTTTAATTTTGGTAAAGTCGGTGCGCCAGCCGCCGTGACGGTCCATGACTCTTTCAATTGAACCGAACAGGTTGCGGTAGGTGGGGTAGGTTTCAAAACGTACCGGCGGACCGGACTGCTCGGAATTATCAACCAGCAGGTTGACCTGATAGGTGTGCAGGATGGCATCGGCCTGCGGAGGCATGAACATCATGCCGCCTTCAGCTGCTTGCGGCTTTCTGCCCATCATGCGTAACGCATCAAGGTCATCCCTCATGTTTTCAAGCATTCCGTCAAAATATTTGATTACTTTTTCGTCTGTGTATTTTTCTTTGAGTGGATTAATTAGATCCTGAGCCAGGGTCATGAACATCAGTTTGTCCACCCCTTCACTTTTTTTCTTAACTTCCTTTTGAAGTTTGCGGACCTGAACTAGGATGTTATCCACTTCCTCTTTCAGTACTTTCTGCTTTTCTTTCAGGTTTTCGAATTCTTCACGCGGAAAGCGTCCTTTTTCTACTTTTTCTTCAAGCTGAATCATGCGGATAGGTTCACCATCCACTAATGGAACAACATCAGGGCGTTGATAGTGACCCATTTGCATGTTTACGATGACCAGTCCGGAATCTTTTACCTTTTCTTCAATGCCTTGAAAAAATTCACGAGTCTGCTTCTCATGTTTTTCGATGATTTCATTTTTGCGGGCAATATATTCCTGACTTTCAAAAAGTTGAGGCACATCACGTTTGATGCTTTCAAGAAATTCATGAATATCTTTTTTAAAACCGGCACCTTCTCCAGCTGCCATGCGGATAAGGACAGGGGCTTCGCTTGATTTGAAGTTATTTACGTAAAGCAGATCGTCCGGGGTTTTGTCGGATTTGGAAAGATCCTTGAGCATTTTTTTGACGGTGGCCTGCTTCCCCGTGCCGGCAGGTCCGGTTACAAAAATGTTGTACCCCTTTAAAGGCATGCCCATGCCGAAGCGGAATGCTTCAACGCCTCGGTCCTGACCGATAATTTCGTCTTCAGGTTCAAGGTCGGCTGTGGTTTTAAAGGGCAGCTCCTCAGGATCAAGTGTCCATCGAAGTTCTTCCAGCGGTAGCTCTCTGTCTTTTAGAATAGTAGTCATATCAGTCTCCGGGCTGCGGCCTATTCAGTAATTATGGATATTGTTTTGTGAGGTTTGGTGACGCACTTGAGGAGTTGTATTTTCAGTATACCGTCTTTAAAGGTCGCTTTTACATTGTCCGGGTCCACACGGCAGGGCAGGGGGATGGTTTTTTTAAAATGACTTGTTTGCCGTCCACCTTCAAAAGTCACTTTTTTTTCACCGGAGATGGTCATGGAGGTTTCAGTTACCGAGACTTCAAGATCTTCGGCCTGAAAACCGGGCATGGTGGTAGATACCTCCAGAGACTGATCAATCTCCTGCATCTGTGTTCTGGGGGTGCAATCTATAATCCCGCAAACAGAAGGGATGCCGTAGTCATGGCAAAGGCTGTTAAACAGCTTGTCCATGTCAGTTTTTAACTTTTCAAGT harbors:
- a CDS encoding aspartate aminotransferase family protein is translated as MSSKIIKKYKERIAEAYELHRKYVNPQFVRVLEVIGYDRNYVSAEGAYLTDAKGVKVLDFLSGFGVYNVGRNHPYVAQVLKETLDAKTASLVQMDLGVMSGMLAEKLAQIAPGDLEAVFFTNSGTEGVEGALKFARQASGRHKVVHCHHAFHGLTLGSLSVNANKEFRDRNGPLLPDCAPVPFNDLAALEEALCGGDVGAFIFETVQGKGVFIPDDGYLQGVRDLCDKYGTLMIADEVQCGMGRTGKMFAVDHWGVKPDLLVISKALSGGFIPVGAIITTREIHGKIFDSMERCFAHSNTFGQNDLAMAAGLATIEILEKDDLAENAARMGERIVAGMQKLAEKYEMLTEVRGKGLIIGLQFGEPKSIALKASWKLLHKMNDDLFCQMITMPLLEKHNILSQVAGHGLDTVKILPPLMINDEDVDKFLAAMDDVLREAHKITGSAWKTVKDLGIRTARTA
- a CDS encoding MMPL family transporter, whose translation is MNIFKNFQIFFIRCIWNMVRKSPLTIVICGVLLAAACAVSSALWLKLDSDQDNLISHELPFQKRNIEQIKNFGDQEYMFVVIETGGTESGKDKAAEFATTLALKLQKHPELVREVHYSMSAKDMGPGVLMFASADELRSFVNLARDFGPLGHEWFKGPGLAKFLNMTSGLLSGKGGGSGSAEMFAPVMGALDSLVGEMQSSLKEGADFEAVDDAVLGLDKAGMHYFFTRNDKLLIMRILPKKNFQEMDVIGQSLKFVRSSLEETRLAYPDVSAGLTGRPVLSADEMHTTDQDMTIAAIISVVVVGLMFMIILHGWLRPMLVMGSLFCAMAWTFGFTLVTLGSLNLLSIVFALVLVGIGVDFGIHIVMRYVEATNSGMESDEAVEEALIHTGPGVLLGGLTSVCAFYAVLGQEFVGLAELGLVGGTGIIFCLIAMLTVLPSMLLIAGRRNWFPSSRPRMATMPFMEKVISKPVAVLLIFAAATALAYPGFKKAGFNYNLLDLQAEGLESVEYEHILINDSDESTWFAVMTRPDLESVKSLIAELKNIPSVGRIDSIFEFLPEGQKEKAEILRGEARVFDGIDFDTRQAALVPAQVVSSLEALIESLEDLEEKLFSAGAKAELQVVSGLIEKADSCITMIEENPSVTLNLNSVQSRLVNELSSSFAWLKEVLEVRSVTPDDLPEHLRSLYVGKDGSFMVKISPVGNVWDFDKLTGFVADLRKVDPEVTGVPVVVLESSLLMKDTFLEAAGLTIGLVSLILFLTSFSISYVLLTLIPLIAGIFWLLEVMGLTGLSFNLANFFAIPVLIAIGVDGGVHFLARWKELAEGERLYDTSTPVAVGLSFCTTMIGFGGLLLAHHRGLASLGGIMVIGSATCLVGCMIILPAVFRLIEKIKGR
- a CDS encoding Hsp20/alpha crystallin family protein, producing MPNLSSWGSRELEKLKTDMDKLFNSLCHDYGIPSVCGIIDCTPRTQMQEIDQSLEVSTTMPGFQAEDLEVSVTETSMTISGEKKVTFEGGRQTSHFKKTIPLPCRVDPDNVKATFKDGILKIQLLKCVTKPHKTISIITE
- a CDS encoding purine or other phosphorylase family 1; amino-acid sequence: MTIKTIGIVAAMEQEAQAACPSGERGTLGEFESLSGTLESGIKFTCIISGIGIERAGRAAKILCAEKPDLLMSIGVSGGLAPGLSAGNLVAATTIHSDISDFKPWHENDEDALMRSEIIPLCGKDIQCGRLITTEKPVLTPQDKVLMHDRTGAIAVDMESIAVAQTAATEKIPFACVRAVSDGPEKSIPAESLAGIDKNGKTHLKPVLQAILKRPSLILELIPMGMDYSKALKGLKKILK
- the hpnH gene encoding adenosyl-hopene transferase HpnH, translated to MAIPAIQIARLGKYILTQTIKGNRHYPLVLMLEPLFQCNLRCKGCGKVNQPASILNQRLSVDECIAAVEECGAPIVSIPGGEPLLHPDMPAIVKELTRRKKFVYLCTNGILIPERINQFKPSPYLTFNIHLDGLEEIHDRIVCKQGVFQSAVRAIKLLKSKGFRVNTNTTFFGGQTPENAAEFFDFLMSLNVDGMTLSAAFSYEAAEDQDSFLTRAQSNKLFREIFKLGKGKNWDFSHSSFYLDFLAGNQDYSCSPWGNPCRSVHGWQRPCYLLEDGFVSSYKELIEDTDWDKFGVGNDPRCANCMVHCGFEPTAVADSVKRPIKGAMLALKGVNVD
- a CDS encoding PhnD/SsuA/transferrin family substrate-binding protein, encoding MFRKVLLITLGCVCLLAGTVFAAGRFDFAIIQPGQPGTTVEAQPVMDELAKYMSEKLDTEVDGVYFNDLETALKYLSENKVAWGITGLTFFKSYSGKFKMVPVAATLPQGMDKDVWRLIVSTDGPDSVKDVSGTVYGSMLYTPEACSILFSGNDESSFTAEGTRKALRMLRKVNKGKVAGVCLDAVQYSVIKGSDRYMNTKVIFESERLPNSPVVWFGETGDDALRLQGVLLNMKKDPAAAGLLKLLQTDGFSPADGDLK
- a CDS encoding ATP-binding protein, whose translation is MTTILKDRELPLEELRWTLDPEELPFKTTADLEPEDEIIGQDRGVEAFRFGMGMPLKGYNIFVTGPAGTGKQATVKKMLKDLSKSDKTPDDLLYVNNFKSSEAPVLIRMAAGEGAGFKKDIHEFLESIKRDVPQLFESQEYIARKNEIIEKHEKQTREFFQGIEEKVKDSGLVIVNMQMGHYQRPDVVPLVDGEPIRMIQLEEKVEKGRFPREEFENLKEKQKVLKEEVDNILVQVRKLQKEVKKKSEGVDKLMFMTLAQDLINPLKEKYTDEKVIKYFDGMLENMRDDLDALRMMGRKPQAAEGGMMFMPPQADAILHTYQVNLLVDNSEQSGPPVRFETYPTYRNLFGSIERVMDRHGGWRTDFTKIKAGSFIKANGGYLVINLMDAIVEPGVWPTLKRSLKTEKIEIQTFDPYYFISSTGLKPEPIAMDVKVVVLGEPYLYQLLRHYDPDVPKIFKVRADFETSMDRDEDAINAISKFITRMIKKDNLMPFDRSGVAAIIEQAVRMAGRQEKITTSFPLLADLLGEASYFAGRNGSGCVMADHVDKAINAHIKRANRAEEQLQEMIDRGSLYVDTDGAVTGQVNGLAVYSMGDYSFGKPSRITAVTAMGKGGIINIERESDMSGPTHNKGIFILSGFLRNKFAQEKPLSLTASIAFEQSYGGIDGDSASSTELYALLSSLADVPIRQDIAVTGSVNQKGEVQPIGGVNQKIEGFYLCCKHAGLTGNQGVMIPEPNVKDLMLHKDVVKAVREGKFHVWSVKNISQGVEILTGLEAGVKDSEGKYPEKSIYGKVDAKLIRLAEGLKAFAAGNEEKDEKKKSGGGCCSK
- a CDS encoding tetratricopeptide repeat protein; translation: MPARRLVLIAVMVLICGCSTARYGVPLTKYDAGDVVLWTPCSRAQAEVLSGSSKDKDILQSVACSAWLLESGVVKSADYAKSSQGIIKKYLVEKAQSGLAHYLYAYLVAKEAQLAPVRGLDLVPVMEQEALRASKLSPEVDFGGPDRMLGELYLKAPSPPISIGDLDKALEYYEKAVRLAPDFALNRLGYAKALLEDDETKDACFQYEQALKSKSFDEKLLKIDTCEKLVKSCNKASSAEK